From Gossypium raimondii isolate GPD5lz chromosome 11, ASM2569854v1, whole genome shotgun sequence:
TTGATGTTTCACTTTCATTTGTTCCTTCATCTTTCTCGTTgctgaattttgatgtttataaCACCACCTATTGTGCAGAGAAATCAAGGAAAGGATCAAGAAAACCAAGGATGAAAAGAAAGCAAAGAAAGCCGAAGTAGCGGCGAAGCAACAAAAGACGCAGGGCAAAGGTAACATTCCTAAGGGTGGTGCACCGAAAGGTGCCAAGCTCGGCGGCGGCGGAAAGCGTTGAGTGGCTAGgttattttcccctttttcccTACCCTGAGAAAATAGGtagtattttcaaatttaatgaaaGCCTTGTACGGTATGAATTGGCTTTTTGGttatgttgttttttattttatgcttatTATATACCATGACCTCATGTTGAATTCAAGTTATCAAGtaattttatggattttttttaatttaaagaagtTATGTTGTTGATTTATCAATtcgaattaattaaattgaattttaatataaaatatttataagctTGAGTACGTGTATGAAggatattttaaatctaaaaataaaacataaaaccttgatctattttattatacttaaattatgttttgatagGGGTGTAAATGAATAGAACGTTAGATGAATTGTTCGTGAACTGTTCGtattattaagttaaataaatgagtatgaacaaaatttttatgtttgtttgtatttattgtttgtttgtttttattcattaacattattcttgaatatgtttaattatttgttcaCGAACATGTTTGTTTAATGTTTGTGAATATGTTTGATTAAGTTAAATGAACATGTTCGTGAacattaaacaaatgaatataaacacatatgattttaaataaacgaACATGGACAAGAACACAGACTGAACACgaacaagcttaaaaacaaataaacaaacatgACCATAGGTTTGTTTGTTGAAGATGATTCATTTACAGCCCTATGTTTTggtcattcaattttaaaaagttataaaatgatcatttaattatttgaaagttttcatttaagttattaaattattcaaaaaaatttatttaagttactaaGTTGTTACATTTTTCTTAAATCCAGTTAGCGAGCTccaaatgataatttaatgatCGGCACTGTTGAATATTTATTGATgactagaaaaatatattttaaatccaAGTCAATTTGCCAATTAGCGTCAAAGACGAGAGAACAGAAAGAAAAGGAGAGTTTTCGATTGGTGCAAGCCATATACTAACAATTTTAACAGTTCCGTGGTTTAAATGAAAACCTTTGTATGATGtagtgaccattttataactttacaCGAAGTAAagtgattaaaacataaacttgTCAATAGTTTAATAACCTTAGATATAATTTATCCTTATAAACTCTTTGCCTGGGTCAGAACTTCGATGAGAGGCCCATAATGAGCCCAATTTATTGGCTGTCTCCAAAAGGGCCCAAATTTGTCAAATCGAATCTAACCCGACCTATACCCACACAGGTCCCACACACGTGCCCGATCCATTTTCCTTCTTTCCCTCAGTACTTAACGGAACCGTCACGGCTCATCATGTTCCGTCAAAACCATCAACCCCCCTACTCTCTCCTCTTCTTCCTCCCCTAACGTCTTCCGTCCGTAACGTCCGCCTATGGCCTCTTCCGTTGACGACGAGTTCTCTCTCATCGACGACCACGAAACTAACCCTAGCCACCACCACGTTCTCCACCACCACCATTCTTACGCGCAGGTCCACGCGCCGCCACCCGATAACCACAACGGCGATGATGACTCTGATTCTGCTTTCCGTGGAGCCAACTTCGTTAACAACAACAGTAGTAACGCGACGTCCTCCGATGTACGGATCGAGAAGAGGAGGGACCAAGAAGAGATAAACGATGGAGTTTTGAAGAGATCGAAGCAATCGGCGGCGACTGAGTACCGGAAAGACAGGGAAGAATGGAGCGATGCCGCGATCGGGTGTTTGTTGGAGGCGTATATGGAGAAGTTAACGCAGCTGAACAGGGGGAATCTTAGAGGAAGGGATTGGGAAGAGGTGGCGGCGGCGGTTAGCGAGCGGTGCGAGAAGCAGAGCAAGAGTGTGGAGCAGTGCAAGAACAAGGTTGATAATCTGAAGAAACGGTATAAGCTTGAGAGGCATAGGATGAGTGATGGTGGCATCACGGCGAGTCATTGGCCTTGGTTTAAGAAAATGGAAGAGATTGTTGGTAATTCTCTGCCTGCAAAGGCGGTGGTTGAAGAAGATAAGGGTAGCGCTTCTCCGGGAACCGTTGTTAGACAATCCAAAAGGTATAATTTTGATTCCATTTACGTTTATGGTTATTATTTTGCTAATGTTTCTCAAGGTTAGGGAGTAAATTTAGACAAATGGTTGTTCAGGATATTCAAATCGCAAAAAAGTAAAGCAAATTCGAATAATGAAATTTGGGTTTCTTAATCCGTTGTCCATATAGGTAATGTAGATTTCGAGACATTCATAGATTCATATCTGCTTCCACTTAGAATCTGTTGCTAATATTTGCCAGCAACTGCTAGACTGTTAATTATAGTTATCAACAATCAAACTTGTTGAGGGGTTGGACTCTTTACAAGTCTGGTATTGTCTCCAATCGGGGTATTATCTTCCAACACCGCGAAGAGCTTTGGCAGGCTCACAAATGAGTGTTTTGGAGTGCCTTAACAGGTGAACTGTGAAAACTGAGGAGTATGTGTTTTAGGTCATGGGGTCGAGTTCAATTGTGCGCCAATTTTTCAGTTTCCACGGTTTGCTTGTTCAGACGCTTTGAGGCACTCTGATTCTGTGAATTTGCCAATGCTTTTGACAAAGTTAGGAGACAGAACCTCGACTAGGGACAATAATGGACTTGATGAGGGTCTGACCTCCCAACAAAACTCACTACCTCAAATGTGGGTTTTATTAGTCTCAGTTTCACTCTTTTATGGGGTTCATTTGAAAATGATGCTATTTTCGAGTTGTTTCAATGAAATTTGAGTCTctattgattttattgtttcattttagtaaatttgtATTTGAAGGGTTCTATCTTTTGGTATTGTTCTTGACTAGGGCTTGTAATGAAAATGTTGATGCCCTAGTTTGTGATTAAAGATCTTGTTTTGtatatttgttcttttcataACGATAGAGATGCATTCGTGGTTGTTTGATCAGCAGATATACTTCAGCTGCACCAAACCCTGTAGGTCAGATGATTACCATGAAATCAAAAAGTCCTAAATGGCGCAGAGTGGTATTCAAAATTAGCGGTGCCGCTCTTGCTTGCACCGGTCCTCCCAATATCGACCCCAAGGTTCACCATGAGTTTCTTATATAAAGTTTGGAATtgtgacaatat
This genomic window contains:
- the LOC105761781 gene encoding uncharacterized protein LOC105761781 isoform X1, giving the protein MASSVDDEFSLIDDHETNPSHHHVLHHHHSYAQVHAPPPDNHNGDDDSDSAFRGANFVNNNSSNATSSDVRIEKRRDQEEINDGVLKRSKQSAATEYRKDREEWSDAAIGCLLEAYMEKLTQLNRGNLRGRDWEEVAAAVSERCEKQSKSVEQCKNKVDNLKKRYKLERHRMSDGGITASHWPWFKKMEEIVGNSLPAKAVVEEDKGSASPGTVVRQSKSRYTSAAPNPVGQMITMKSKSPKWRRVVFKISGAALACTGPPNIDPKVAMLIAREVAIACRLGVEVAIVVGGRNFFCGDTWVAATGLDRSTAYQIGMMASVMNSILLQSLLEKMGVQARVQTAFSVQEAEPYSRVRAIRHLEKGRVVIFGGIGAGTGNPLFSTDTAAALRASEIHAEAVVKGTNVDGVYDCHSQDNNATFEHISFRDLVSRGATTMDMMSLTFCEENGIPVVVFNLLQPGNISKALCGDQVGTLIDQTGRIS
- the LOC105761781 gene encoding uncharacterized protein LOC105761781 isoform X2, producing MASSVDDEFSLIDDHETNPSHHHVLHHHHSYAQVHAPPPDNHNGDDDSDSAFRGANFVNNNSSNATSSDVRIEKRRDQEEINDGVLKRSKQSAATEYRKDREEWSDAAIGCLLEAYMEKLTQLNRGNLRGRDWEEVAAAVSERCEKQSKSVEQCKNKVDNLKKRYKLERHRMSDGGITASHWPWFKKMEEIVGNSLPAKAVVEEDKGSASPGTVVRQSKRYTSAAPNPVGQMITMKSKSPKWRRVVFKISGAALACTGPPNIDPKVAMLIAREVAIACRLGVEVAIVVGGRNFFCGDTWVAATGLDRSTAYQIGMMASVMNSILLQSLLEKMGVQARVQTAFSVQEAEPYSRVRAIRHLEKGRVVIFGGIGAGTGNPLFSTDTAAALRASEIHAEAVVKGTNVDGVYDCHSQDNNATFEHISFRDLVSRGATTMDMMSLTFCEENGIPVVVFNLLQPGNISKALCGDQVGTLIDQTGRIS